A stretch of Bacillus pseudomycoides DNA encodes these proteins:
- a CDS encoding AAA family ATPase, with protein MNEHTPFLKSVSLQREQIPSFSVYPYCLPAIRTLQSLHFHPNVTFIVGENGTGKSTLLEAIAVTLGFNAEGGTKNFRFATYDSHSSLHKYIRVTKSFSTPKDGFFLRAESFYNVASYIDEIDAVNFYGGVSLHEQSHGESFFSLFMNRFSGQSLYILDEPEAALSPMRQLSMLIRMHELAEQGSQFIIATHSPILMAYPDSTLYSLTQEGIHESTLEETEHYQTTKLFFDNHDRLFQHLFPSTE; from the coding sequence TTGAATGAACATACGCCCTTTCTAAAAAGTGTCTCCTTACAAAGAGAACAGATCCCTAGCTTTTCCGTATACCCGTATTGTTTACCTGCGATCCGAACATTACAATCACTTCATTTCCATCCCAATGTAACATTTATTGTTGGAGAAAATGGAACTGGTAAATCAACATTATTAGAAGCAATTGCTGTCACTTTAGGTTTTAATGCAGAAGGTGGTACAAAAAACTTTCGTTTTGCTACTTATGATTCTCACTCTTCCTTACACAAATATATTCGCGTCACTAAAAGCTTTTCCACACCTAAAGATGGATTTTTTTTGCGGGCGGAGTCATTTTATAACGTTGCTTCTTATATTGATGAAATTGATGCAGTTAATTTCTATGGTGGTGTATCGTTGCACGAACAATCTCACGGCGAATCATTCTTTTCCTTATTTATGAATCGTTTTTCAGGGCAAAGCTTATATATTTTAGACGAACCTGAAGCAGCTTTGTCCCCAATGAGGCAACTTTCTATGCTTATTCGGATGCATGAGTTAGCTGAGCAAGGATCACAATTCATCATCGCAACACATTCTCCCATTTTAATGGCTTATCCAGATTCCACTTTATATTCTTTAACACAAGAAGGAATCCATGAATCAACTCTAGAAGAAACTGAACATTATCAAACAACAAAACTCTTTTTCGACAATCATGATCGATTATTTCAGCATCTGTTTCCATCTACAGAATAA